From the Deinococcus gobiensis I-0 genome, the window GCGGGCAGGCTGAGGGCGGCGGCGAGGTCGGGCAGGCGCATGGAGCGAGGGTAGCAGCCGAAATGGCGGCCCGGCGCGCGGCCGGTGAAGGGTCGCCGCGCCGCCGTTTCGGATCGAGCCTTCTCGTTTATGGAGAAGCCTTCATTCATATGGAGAAGCCTGCCTCCTCCAAGTGAACCATGTTCAATGCCTATACTTCATTTTCTTGGTTTCACTACCAGTGGAGAGAAGAACGACTTCGGCATAGTTCGGGGCGAGGTGAATCAACTATGGCAATGCAGATGCAAGATCTTCAGGCCCTCTACGTTCACAAACTTCAGGACATCTACAGCGCCGAGCAGCAGGCACTCGACCTAATGGAGCAGTCGGTGGGGTTGGTCCAGACCCCGGAACTCCAGCAGGGCATCCGCCTGCACATCGACCAGACGCGCCAGCACATCCAGCGGCTCGACCAGATTTTCGACAAGCTGGACGAGGAGCCGGGCGGCGAGACCTGCGAGGGCATGCGCGGCCTCGTGCAGGAGGCGCAGAAGCTCATGGGGCAGCCGGCCAGTCCCGAGGTGCTGGAAGCCGGCATGATCGCCTGTCGGCAGGCGGTGGAGCACTACGAGATCGCCGGCTACGGCACGGCACGTACCTACGCCGAACTGCTCGGCGACCAGGAGGCCGCCCGCCTGCTCGACCAGACCCTCGAAGAGGAGAAGGCGACCGACGAGAAGCTCTCGCAGATCGCCCGGCAGGTCAACGTCGAGGCTATGGACGCCTGAAGGGGCGCCGGGTCCCAGGAGGCGGAGGCTGGGCCCGGGACGCCATCTCCATCTCGTTTCTCAGCGCAGCAGCGGCAGCCCGAAGCCGTAGCCCGCGACCTGCCCGCAGACCCACTCGAAGGCGGCGGCGTCCTGCACGAAGTCCAGCCGGTCGCCGTCGATCCGCAGGACCGGGCAGGCGTCGAATTCGCCCACCCACTCCTCGTACAGCCGGTTCAGGCCCAGCAGGTACTCGCCGGGCATGTCCTGTTCGTAGTCGCGCCCCCGCAGCGCGATGCGGCGGCGCAGGGTGGGCAGCGAGGCGTCGATGTGGATGAGGAGGTCGGGCGTACGCAGCGCGGGCAGGATGCCCCGGTACAGGCCCAGGTAGGTCTGCCAGTCGCGTTCCTCCATCTGACCGGTCGCCTGGAGGTGGCGGGCGAAGATGTTGGCGTCCTCGAACACGGTGCGGTCCTGCACGACCTCGCGGGTGTCACGGACCAGCGTCAGGTGCTGTTCGAGCCGCCGCGACAGGAAGTACACCTGCGAGTGGAACGAGTAGCGCCGCATGTCGCCGTAGAAGTCCTCCAGGTAGGGGTTCTCGGCGTAGGGCTCGTAGACGGGCAGCAGGCCGTAGCGCTCCGAGAGCATCCGGGTCAGGGTGCTCTTGCCGCTGCCGATGTTGCCCGACAGGGCGAGGTACATCAGTCGCCCCCCAGGGGGGACGGGGCACACAGGGGCCGGCCCAGCGCCTCCTCGATGTGCGCCAGGATGGCCGCCTCGTCCTCGGGGCGCTCGACGAAGTCGTAGGCGGCGGCGTCGATGGTCAGCATCGGCGGCGCGTAGGTCCGGAAATACTCGTCGTAGCGGGCCGTCAGCTCGGCGAGGTACGCGGCGGGCATGTCCTTCTCGAAGGGCCGGGCGCGCTTGGCGATGCGCCGCAGCAGCTCGGGCGTCTCGGCGCGCAGGTACACCACGAGGTCGGGGGTGGGCAGCCGGGGCGAGAGGTGGGCGTACAGGTCCTCGTACAGCGCGAACTCGGCGTCCCTCAGGTTCATCGCCGCGAAGATGAAGTCCTTGTCGAACAGGTAGTCGCTGACCACGTGCCCACTGAACAGCCCCGGCTGCGCCAGCGCCGAGAGCTGCTTGAAACGCGAGAGCAGGAAGAAGACCTGCACCTGAAACGAGAAGGCCTCGGGCTGCTCGTAGAAGCGCGCCAGGAAGGGGTTTTCCTCGACGACCTCCAGGTTCAGCTCGGCGCCGCAGCGCGAGGCCAGCCGCGCCGCCAGACTGGTTTTGCCCACCCCGATGGGGCCTTCGACCACGATATACATGCGGGCCGAGCATAGCGCCCCCGCCCCTGCGGCGAAGGAGAGGGGCGGGGCTTGACAGGGGGGCGGTGTGGGTGCGGCGCTCAGCGCTCGGCGGGGTCGGTCGGCTGTTCCTGCGGCGGCGTGGCCGGGGCCTTGTGCCGCCCGGCCTGCCGCGCCGCCTGGGTCAGCAGATACTCGATCTGGGCGTTCACGCTGCGCAGGTCGTCGGCGGCCCAGCGTTCCAGGACGGCGTACAGCTCGGGTGAGATGCGCAGGGGAAAGTTCTTGCGTGGTGCCATGCCTCAGTACAGGCTGCCCGCGTTCACGATAGGCTGGGTGCCCCGTTCGCTGGTCAGGACGACGAGCAGGTTGCTGACCATCTGCGCCTTGCGCTCCTCGTCGAGCTGCACGATGTGCTGGCCTTCGAGTTCGCGCAGCGCCATCTCGACCATGCCCACCGCGCCCTGCACGATCTGCTGGCGGGCGGCGATGATCGCGCTGGCCTGCTGGCGCTGGAGCATCGCCCCGGCGATCTCGGGGGAGTAGGCCAGGTGCGAGAGCCGCGCCTCCAGGACCTCGACCCCGGCGTGTTGCAGCCGCACGGCCAGTTCGCGGCCCAGCGTTTCGCTGACCTCGTCGGCGTTGCCGCGCAGGCTCATGGTGCCCTCCGTGTAGTCGTCGTAGGGGTACTGCGAGGCGAGGTGACGCAGCGCCGTCTCGGACTGGATCGCCACGAACTGCGTGTAGTCCTCGACGTCGAAGATGGCCCGCGCCGTGTCCACCACGCGCCACACGATCACGGCGGCGATCTCGATGGGGTTGCCCATCTGGTCGTTCACCTTGAGGCGCTCGGAGTTGAAGTTGCGGATGCGCAGGCTCACGCGCTTGCGGATGGTCAGCGGGTTGGTCCAGTACAGGCCGTTGCGCCGCTCGGTGCCCACGTAGCGCCCGAACAGCGTGATGAGGATGGCCTGGTTGGGCTGCACGATGAAAAAGCCCATCGAGAGCAGCAGGTTGACCAGGAGCAGCGCGGTCGCCAGGGCAAACTGCTCGGCCACGAACAGCCAGACGTTCAGCGCGGCCAGCGCGAGCCAGCCCAGGAACAGCGGCAGACCCGGCAGCCCGAAAGCGGCGCGCTCCCGGCTCGCCACGTCGCTGCGGGTCGAGATGCCGCCCTGGGGACCGACGGTCTGCGGGGCCTTGTCGAGTTCACTCATCTATCTACCTCCGATCAAAGTGATATCACTTTGAGGTCTGACGAGCAAGCGAACGGGCCTGGAGCGTTCGGCATCCAGGCCCGGCAGGGAAGGAGGAAGGAAACCTAACGCAGCGTGCGCTTGAGGAGCGTGACCTTCACGTCCACGCTCTTCTTGTTGCGCCACAGCCGCAGCGTGACGGTCTGGCCGGGCCGCTTGGCGGCGACGAGGCGGGTCACGTCGTAGGAGCTCTGGACCCGCGCGCCGTCCACCGCCACGATGATGTCGCCCAGCGGGGCCAGGAGCTGGTCCTTGCTGTTGCGCAGCGAGCCGCGCAGGCCCGCGCGCGCCCCGGCGCTGCCGGCCGGCACGTCCCACACCAGGGCGCCCTCGCTGCTGCTCAGGCCCGCGAGGCTGCGCAGGGCCGGGTCGAGGCTGTCGAGGTCCTGCAGGGTCACGCCCAGGGTGCCGCGCTGCGGCGTGCCGACCTTTTCCAGGTCCTCGACGCTCTGCTTGACGAGGTCGCCCGGAATCGCCACGCCGATCACGCCCGGCACGAAGTTGTTGGGCGCGGCGTTGGCATCCGACACGGCCACGACCGCGCCGCGCGAGTCGAGCACCGGCCCGCCGCTGTTGCCCTGCTGGATGCTCGCGGTGGTCACGAAGTACTGCCCGATCTCCTGGCCCAGGCTGTCGTTGCGCGGAATGTCGCGCGCGCTGGCCGCCACGCTGAAGATCCCGCTGCTCACGAAGTTCTGGATGCGCAGGGGCGCCCCGATGGCGATCAGCTTCTGGCCCGGAATGAGGCGGGCGCTCGACCCGAAGGCCAGCGTCTTGGGCGCCGTGACGCCGCTCACGCGCAGGATGGCGATGTCGATGCCGGGGTCCACCGCCTCGACCTTGGCCGGCACGCGCCGGCCGTTGTACAGGATCACGCTCAGCGACTCGTAGTCCTGGATGACGTGGAAATTGGTCACGATCAGGTCTTTCTTGTAGAAAAACCCGCTGCCGGTTTCCAGGGGGTCGTCACCGGGTTGCAGGGCGCTCTTGTTCAGGCGGTTGTCCACCCGTACCACGGCGGGCAGGGCCGCCTGCGTCACCTCGACGGTGTTGATCTCGTCGCCCGTGACCAGCGCCTTCTGGGCCGAGACGCGCCCGGTCAGGTACGCGCCCGTGCCCGCTGCGGCGACCAGCAGGGCCGCGCCCAGCACCCCGGCGGGCTTCACTCGCTGCCGCCGCTCTTGCCGCCCTCGCCGCTCTTGCGCGAGTCGTTGACGTAAAAGCCGCTGCCCTTGAACGAGATGCCCGGGCGCGCCAGCACGCGCTTGACTGGCACGCCGGTCTCGGGGTGGGCGGTGTAGGCCTCGTCGCGCATGCTCTGCACGAGTTCGTAGATTTCGCCGGTTTCGATGTTCTTGTACAGGTAGGTGGGCATGTTGGAAGTGACCTCGAAAAGAAAGTGTGGGGGCGACCGGTCGGGCCGCAGGCGGCCAGAAACTCGGGCGCGCGCTCGGCCCCATCCTAGCAAGGGTGGCCGGGCTGCGCCTTCCGCCGAAAGGGGGACGCGGCGCGCGCCCAGCGGCCCTTTTCGCCTGGACGGCCTTCATGAACCGGTGAGCGTCGGCCGTGAGTGCTTTACACACGGCCCTCATCTCAGGTGCTATGCTGCCCCCGAACCCAGGGTGCCGGGTTCGAACAAGACAGGGCAGCGCAAGGCCCACCTGCCGCGTTCCCGGGGCGATCCCCGGAGCCGGCGCGGCGCAGGATGCAGCTGGTGCATCCGCCCACGGGTGGGAGACGAGGTGGAGGTCAGCGAGTTTCTGCGGATGCCTCCAGGCCAGGGGTCAGGGCCTACCCGACTTGCCCAGAGCGGAACAGGGCAAGTGAAGTGCGGTGATAAGCCTTCTGCGGCGACGCAGGGATAAGGCCGCGCGAGACACCACAACCAGGAGTTGGGCACCCAGTTCAGGCTCCCTGCCGGCGCAGGTACGCCGGGGAAGGGTCGGGCAGGTCACGGGAACACGTCCGGTGTCGGGCGGTGTCCGGGACAGCCGGGCCGTCTCCGGGCGATGCCTCTCGTGTGCCGGCCGGCGGGGCCTGAACCGGAGGATCACTATGTGCGGAATCGTCGGATACATCGGGACAAGACAGGCGCAGGACGTTCTCATTTCGGGCCTCTCGAAGCTGGAATACCGGGGCTACGACAGCGCCGGGGTCGCGGTGGGCGACGGCGCGTGCATCGCCGTGCGCAAGAAGGCGGGCAAGCTCGCCAACCTGCAGGGTGAGCTGGCCGGCGCGCCGCTGCCGGGCACCCTGGGCATCGGGCACACCCGCTGGGCCACCCACGGCCTGCCCAACGACACCAACGCGCACCCCCACGCCACCGAAGACGGCAAGATCGTCATCATCCACAACGGCATCATCGAGAACTACCTGCCCCTGAAAGAGGGCCTGACGGCGCGCGGCCACATCTTCAAGTCGGAGACCGACAGTGAGGTGCTGGCCCACCTGATCGAAGAAGCGTACTCGGGCGACCTGTACGAGGCCGTGCGCGCGGCGCTCTCGCAGGTGCGCGGCGCCTACGGCATCGTGGTGACGCACGTGGACCACCGCGAGATCGTCGCGGCCCGCACCGTGTCCCCGATGGTCATGGGCGTGGGCGAGGGCGAGATGTTCCTGGCCTCGGACGTGCCCGCCCTGCTGCCCTACACGCGCAACATGGTCTTCCTGCACGACGGCGACATGGTCGTGCTGCACGACGACGGCTTCCGCGTGACCGACCTCGCGGGCAACGAGCTGAAGCGCGACATCGAGCACATCGACTGGGACGCCGAGGCGGCCGAGAAGGGCGGCTACGACTCCTACATGATGAAGGAGATCTACGAGCAGCCCAACGCCCTGACGAACACCCTGATCGGGCGCCTGCACGACGACACCGGCGAGGTGAACCTCGACATCAACCTCGACCCGGCGAGCTTCAAGCGCATCTCGATCATCGCCTGCGGCACCGCGTACTACGCCGGCATGGTGGGCGAGTACCTCATCGAGCAGCTCGCGCGCATTCCGGTGGACATCGACGTGGCCTCCGAGTACCGCTACCGCGACCCGCTGGTCAGCGAGCACACCCTCGCCATCGTCATGAGCCAGAGCGGCGAGACCATCGACACCCTCGAAGCCCTGCGCGAGGCCAAGAAGTTCGGCGCCAAGACCCTGGGCATCATCAACGCCAAGGGCAGCTCGATGACCCGCGAGGTCGACGACACGCTGTACATCCACGCCGGCCCCGAGATCGGCGTGGCGAGCACCAAGGCCTACACCTCGATGGTGAGCGCCATGCTCATGCTCGCGCTGTGGCTGGGGCGCGCGCGCGGCACGCTGACCGAGGACCAGAGCCGCGAACTGCTGCACGCCGCCCGCGAACTGCCCCGTCTCGTCGAGGAGTCGCTGACCCCGGAGCGCGTCGAGAACGTCCGGGCGATCGCCGAGAAGTACGCCGACGCCCGCGACTTCCTGTTCCTGGGGCGCGGCGTGAACAGCCCGACCGCCTATGAGGGCGCCCTGAAACTCAAGGAGATCAGCTACATCCACGCCGAGGCCTACGCGGCCGGCGAGATGAAGCACGGCCCGATCGCCCTCATCGACGAGCACATGCCGGTCGTGGTGGTCGCCACCGAGAGCAAGCTCCTCGAGAAGACGATCTCCAACGTGCAGGAGGTCCGTGCGCGCAAGGGCAAGGTCATCCTGGTGCTGTCGGAGGGCGACACCGAGAACGCCCGCTACGGCGACGACGTGATCTACGTGCCCCGCGCCCACGAGATGGTCAGCCCGGTGGTGAACGCGGTGGCCCTGCAACTCCTGGCCATCTTCATCGCCGAGAAGCTCGGCAAGGACGTGGACAAGCCGCGCAACCTCGCCAAGGCCGTGACCGTCGAGTAAACGGGAAGTCTGCAGGGGGACGCCGGCACCGACCTGGCGTCCCCTTTTCGGTCCATGCGGATATGAAGCGGAGGTGAAGCATCCAGCCGGGGGGGCGGGCGCATATAGAGAGGTATGAAGAAACTGATGCTCGCCGCGCTGGCCCTCCCCCTGAGTGCCTGCACCATGATGGCCGCCCCCATGAACTACGCCCTCTCGAAGCAGCCCGCCGGCGCCGCGCTGATGAGCAGTGGCACGGTGAGCGTGAAGAAGGACATGAACATGGTCATGACCACCGCCACCGTGAGCGGCCTGCAGCCGAACACCTACTACGTAGCGCACTACCACAACCAGGGCACGGCCAGCACCTCCCCCTGCGACAGCGGCGGCGCGCCCATCATGAGCAGCATGATCGTGGGCATGACCGACAGCATGGGTATGCTCAAGCTCTCGGGCAGCGTGGCCATGAGCGACGTGATGAGCGCCACCTACTTCAACATCCACACCGCCGCCAACGCCTCGGGCACCCCGGCCGACGCGGGCGTGACCTGTACCCCGGTCGCCCTGAAGTAAACCCCGCCGGCCCCGCCGCCCCGACTCCGCGCAGGAGTCGGGGCGGTTTGCCGTGCCGGGCCTTGTTTTTATGCGTGTCCCGGCAGGGGAGAGGCCGCGCCCCTGCCGTCTGCCAAGAAAACGGGCGGGACATTGTCTTCCTTCTCACCAAAAACAGCGGAGAAGGAGGCGTGTTATAAACAACGCCCCTGCATGAAGTTGCATCTGTCTGTACCCTGGAGTGTAGCAGCCGGTGAAGGGACGCGCCCCGGCGAGCGAGTCACGGGAGGGATGCACAGCTATGGACCAATTCGACAACCGGGTGACTCCGGTGGAGGCCGTGTCCTCCACCAGCACGCAGGAAATCCGTCAGGCAGCCGAAAGCGGCCTGTATGCGGCCCAGGAACACGACGCCTGTGGGGTGGGGTTCGTCGCGCATATCGGCGGCCAGAAGAACCACGCCATCGTGCAGCAGGGCCTCAAGATCCTCGAAAACCTCGACCACCGGGGCGCGGTCGGGGCCGACGCCCTGATGGGGGACGGCGCGGGCATCCTGATCCAGATTCCCGACGACTTCTACCGCGCCGAGATGCAGGCGCAGGGCGTGACCCTGCCCCCGCTGGGCGACTACGGCGTCGGCATGATCTTCCTGCCCAAGGAGATCGCCTCGCGCCGTGCCTGCGAGCAGGAACTCGAGCGCGCCGTGGTGGCTGAGGGCCAGATCGTGCTGGGCTGGCGCGACGTGCCGGTCAGCCGCGAGATGCCCATGAGCCCGGCGGTGCGCGAGAAAGAACCCGTCATCCGCCAGATCTTCGTGGGGGCCGGTCCCGACACGTTGGTGCCCGACGCGCTGGAGCGCAAGCTGTACGTCATCCGCCGCCGCGCGAGCAACGCCATCCTGGCGCTGAACTTCACGCACGGCCAGGAATACTACGTGCCCTCGATGTCGTGCCGCACGGTCATCTACAAGGGCCTGCTGCTCGCCACGCAGGTCGGCGAGTACTACCTCGACCTCCAGCGCCCCGAGGTCGTCTCGGCCCTGGCCCTGGTCCACCAGCGCTTCTCGACGAACACCTTCCCCGAGTGGCGCCTGGCGCACCCCTACCGCATGGTGGCGCACAACGGCGAGATCAACACCGTCAAGGGCAACTTCAACTGGATGCGCGCCCGCGAGGGCATCATGCAGAGCCCGGTGCTGGGCGGCGACCTGAACAAGCTCTACCCCATCTCCTTCGAGGGCGAGTCGGATACCGCGACCTTCGACAACGCCCTGGAACTCCTGACGCTGGCCGGCTACCCGATGGCGCAGGCCGCCATGATGATGATCCCGGAGGCCTGGGAGCAGAACACCCTCATCGACGACCGCCGCCGCGCGTTCTACGAGTACCACGCCTCGATGATGGAGCCCTGGGACGGCCCGGCCGCGATGGTCTTCACCGACGGCCGGCAGCTCGGCGCGACCCTCGACCGCAACGGCCTGCGCCCCGCGCGCTACGTGCAGACCCGCGACGGGCTGGTCATCCTGGCCTCCGAGTCGGGCGTGCTGCCCATCCCCGAGTCGCAGATCGTCAAGAAGTGGCGCCTGCAACCCGGCAAGATGTTCATGATCGACCTCGAACAGGGCCGGATCATCGAGGACGACGAACTCAAGCTCCAGTTCGCGGCCGCCAAGCCCTACCGCCAGTGGGTCGAGAACACCCGCGTCGAGCTCTCCACCGCCGAGGAGACCGGCGCGGTGGGCGAGTTCCGCGAGTCGCTGCTCGACCGCCAGCAGGCCTTCGGCTACACCCAGGAGGACCTGAAGTTCCTGATGGGCCCGATGGCGAAGTCCGGCGAGGAAGGCATCGGCTCGATGGGCAACGACTCGCCCCTGGCGGTGCTCTCGGCGCGCAACAAGCCGCTGTACAACTACTTCCGCCAGCTGTTCGCGCAGGTCACCAACCCGCCCATCGACCCCATCCGCGAGTCGGTGGTCATGAGCCTGGTGTCCTTCGTGGGGCCGCGCCCCAACCTGCTGGACATCAACTCGGTCAGCCCGCAGCTGCGTATCCAGATCGAGCAGCCCATTCTGGACTTCGACGACATGGCCCGCCTGCGCGCCATCGAGGAGCACACGCGCGGCAAGTTCAGGGCCTACGACCTCGACATCACCTACCCGGCCGACTGGGAGGCGCGCGGCATCGAGGCCAAGCTGGCGACCATCAACGCCTGGGCCGTGGACGCCATCGAATCGGGGCACAACATCATCATCCTCAGCGACCGCCGCCTGGACCGCGACCGCGTGGCGATTCCGGCCCTGCTGGCCCTGAGCAGCGTGCACCACCACCTCGTCAAGGCGGGCCTGCGCATGAAGGTCGGCCTGGTCGTCGAGACCGGCGACGCCCGCGAGGTGCACCACTTCGCCGCGCTGGCGGGCTACGGGGCCGAGGCGATCCACCCCTACCTCGCGCTGGAGACCCTGCACGACCTGCACCGGGGCGGCCACGTCCCCGGCATGCCGGACCTGGAGGGCCTGAGCGCCGAGAAGGCCACCTACAACTACATCAAGGCCATCGGCAAGGGCCTGAGCAAGATCATGTCCAAGATGGGCGTGAGCACCTACATGTCCTACTGCGGCGCGCAGCTGTTCGAGGCCGTGGGCCTGGGCGACGACTTCGTGCAGAAGTACTTCCGGGGCACGGCGAGCAAGGTGGGCGGCATCGGCCTGTTCGAGGTCGCGGAAGAAGCCCTGCGCACCCACCGCGCGGCCTTCGGCGACAGCCCGGTGCTGGCCCGCACCCTCGACGCGGGCGGCGAGTACGCCTGGCGCACGCGCGGCGAGGAGCACATGTGGACGCCCGACGCCATCGCCAAGCTCCAGCACTCCACGCGCAGCGGGTCGTACAGCACCTACGAGGAGTACGCCCGGATCATCAACGACCAGTCGCGCCGCCACATGACGCTGCGCGGCCTCTTCGACTTCAAGACCGAGGGCCTGACCCCCGTGCCCCTGGAAGAGGTCGAGAGCGCCGCCGACATCGTCAAGCGCTTCGCCACGGGCGCGATGAGCCTGGGCAGCATCTCGACCGAGGCGCACACCACCCTGGCCGTCGCCATGAACCGCATCGGCGGCAAGAGCAACACCGGCGAGGGCGGCGAGGACCCGGCCCGCTACGAGCGCGAGATGCGCGGCGAGTCGCTGGGCGAGGGCCACACCCTGGCCTCGATGCTGGGTGAGGGCCGCGTGGCCGTGGACTACCCGCTGGAACCCGGCGACTCGCTGCGGTCCAAGATCAAGCAGGTGGCCTCGGGCCGCTTCGGGGTCACGACCAACTACCTCGTCTCGGCCGACCAGATCCAGATCAAGATGGCCCAGGGCGCCAAGCCGGGCGAGGGCGGGCAGCTCCCTGGCGGCAAGGTCAGCGAGTACATCGGCTTCCTGCGCCACAGCGTGCCGGGCGTGGGCCTCATCTCGCCGCCCCCGCACCACGACATCTACTCGATCGAGGACCTCGCGCAGCTCATCCACGACCTCAAGAACGTCAATTCACGCGCCGACATCTCGGTCAAGCTCGTCAGCGAGGTCGGCGTGGGCACCATCGCCGCCGGGGTCGCCAAGGCGAAGGCCGACCATATCGTGATCGCCGGGCACGACGGCGGCACCGGGGCCTCGCCCTGGAGCTCCATCAAGCACGCCGGCTCGCCCTGGGAACTGGGCCTGGCCGAGACGCAGCAGACCCTGGTGCTCAACCGCCTGCGCGACCGCGTGCGCGTGCAGACCGACGGCCAGCTCAAGACCGGGCGCGACGTGATCATCGCCGCGCTGCTGGGCGCCGACGAGTTCGGCTTCGCCACCGCGCCGCTCGTCGTGCAGGGCTGCATCATGATGCGCAAGTGCCACCTGAACACCTGCCCGGTCGGCGTGGCGACCCAGGACCCGGTCCTGCGCGCCCGCTTCCAGGGCAAGCCCGAGCACGTCATCAACTTCTTCTTCTTCGTGGCCGAGGAAGCGCGCAAGATCATGGCGGAGCTCGGCATCCGCCGCTTCGACGACCTGATCGGCCGCTCGGACCTGCTCGACACCCGCGCGGGCGTGGCCCACTGGAAGGCGCAGGGCCTGGACTTCTCGCGCGTGTTCTACCGCCCCGAACTGCCCGAGACGGTCGGCCGCCGCCACCTGCAGACCCAGGACCACGGGCTGGACCGGGCCCTGGACCTCAAGCTCATCGAGAAGTGCCGCCCCGCCATCGAGGCGGGTGAGAAGGTGCACTTCCTCCAGGATGTGCGCAACGTCAACCGCACGGTCGGCGCGATGCTCTCGGGTGAACTCGTGCGCGCCCGCCCCGAGGGCCTGCCCGACCAGACGGTCTTCATCCAGATGGAGGGGACCGGCGGCCAGAGCTTCGGCGCGTTCCTGGCTCCCGGCATCACCCTGTACCTCATCGGGGACGCCAACGACTACACCGGCAAGGGTCTGTCGGGCGGGCGCATCGCGGTGCGGCCCTCGATCGAGTTCCGGGGCGACGCCAGCAAGAACATCATCGTGGGCAACACGGTGCTGTACGGCGCGACCAGTGGCGAGGCCTTTTTCCGGGGCGTGGCCGGCGAGCGCTTCGGCGTGCGCCTGAGCGGCGCGCAGGCGGTCGTGGAGGGCACCGGCGACCACGGCTGCGAGTACATGACGGGCGGCACGGTGGTCGTGCTCGGCCAGACCGGGCGCAACTTCGCCGCTGGCATGTCGGGCGGGGTGGCCTACGTGCTCGACGAGGACGGCACCTTCGCCCAGCGCTGCAACCACAGCATGGTCGGCCTGAGCCGCGTGTTGCCCGAGGACGAGCAGCTCCTGAGCGCGGACCCCAGCGGCCTGCACTTTGGCCAGAGCGACGAGGCGCACCTGCGCTACCTCGTCGAGTCGCACCACCGCTGGACCGGCTCGCTGCGTGCCCGCGACATCCTCGACGACTGGGACGGCTCGCTGAAGAAGTTCGTCAAGGTCTTCCCGCACGAGTACCAGCGCGCCCTGAAGGAACGGGCCCAGGCCGGCGCCGCTTCTGCTGGCACGGTGGAGGCCGCCGACACGACCAGCATGAAGGTCGGCCCGCAGCCCGGCGGCACGGGCGTCCTGACCAAGTAACCCCTGGCCGGGGGCGGCGCGCTCGCCTGTCCCCGGCCCCCTGAATTTCCCTTCCCGGAGTCTGCATGAGCAAAATCACCGGCTTCCTCGACCAACCGCGCATCAAGGACAAGTACGCGCCCGTGGACGCGCGCCTGAAGCACTACCAGGAATTCATGCTGCCGCTCGACCCGGTGGCCGCCCAGAAGCAGGCGACGCGCTGCATGGACTGCGGCATCCCGTTCTGCAACAACGGCTGTCCGGTCAACAACATCATTCCCGACTTCAACAACCTCGTGTTCGAGGACGACTGGCTCGCCGCCATCGAAACCCTGCACTCGACGAACAACTTCCCCGAGTTCACGGGCCGCATCTGCCCCGCGCCCTGCGAGGCGGCCTGCACCCTGAACATCAACGACGACCCGGTGGGCATCAAGTCCATCGAGCTGGCGATCATCGAGCGCGCGTGGCAGGAAGGCTGGGTGCGCCCGCAGCCGCCCGAGCACAAGACCGGCAAGCGGGTCGCGGTGGTGGGCAGCGGCCCGGCCGGGCTGGCGACCGCGCAGCAGCTCGCGCGCGCCGGGCACGACGTGACGGTCTTCGAGAAGAACGACCGCGTGGGCGGCCTGATGCGCTACGGCATTCCCGACTTCAAGATGGAAAAGAGCCACATCGACCGCCGCGTGGCGCAGATGGAAGCCGAGGGCGTCGTGTTCCGTACCGGCGTGCTGGTCGGGGCGATGCCCGAGGGCAGCCGGGTCACCAACCTCTCGAAAAAGACGGTGTCGCCCGAAGAGCTGCGCGCCGAGTTCGACGCGGTGGTGCTCTCGGGCGGAGCCGAGCAGCCGCGCGACCTGCCGGTGCCGGGCCGGGAGCTCGACGGCGTGCATTTCGCCATGGAGTTCCTGCCGGGGCAGAACCGCGTGAATGCGGGCGACAAGCTCAAAAAGCAGCTGCGCGCCGACGGCAAGCACGTCATCGTGATCGGCGGGGGCGACACCGGCAGCGACTGCGTGGGCACCAGCAACCGCCACGGCGCCGTGAGTGTCACCCAGTACG encodes:
- the glmS gene encoding glutamine--fructose-6-phosphate transaminase (isomerizing); amino-acid sequence: MCGIVGYIGTRQAQDVLISGLSKLEYRGYDSAGVAVGDGACIAVRKKAGKLANLQGELAGAPLPGTLGIGHTRWATHGLPNDTNAHPHATEDGKIVIIHNGIIENYLPLKEGLTARGHIFKSETDSEVLAHLIEEAYSGDLYEAVRAALSQVRGAYGIVVTHVDHREIVAARTVSPMVMGVGEGEMFLASDVPALLPYTRNMVFLHDGDMVVLHDDGFRVTDLAGNELKRDIEHIDWDAEAAEKGGYDSYMMKEIYEQPNALTNTLIGRLHDDTGEVNLDINLDPASFKRISIIACGTAYYAGMVGEYLIEQLARIPVDIDVASEYRYRDPLVSEHTLAIVMSQSGETIDTLEALREAKKFGAKTLGIINAKGSSMTREVDDTLYIHAGPEIGVASTKAYTSMVSAMLMLALWLGRARGTLTEDQSRELLHAARELPRLVEESLTPERVENVRAIAEKYADARDFLFLGRGVNSPTAYEGALKLKEISYIHAEAYAAGEMKHGPIALIDEHMPVVVVATESKLLEKTISNVQEVRARKGKVILVLSEGDTENARYGDDVIYVPRAHEMVSPVVNAVALQLLAIFIAEKLGKDVDKPRNLAKAVTVE
- a CDS encoding CHRD domain-containing protein, whose translation is MKKLMLAALALPLSACTMMAAPMNYALSKQPAGAALMSSGTVSVKKDMNMVMTTATVSGLQPNTYYVAHYHNQGTASTSPCDSGGAPIMSSMIVGMTDSMGMLKLSGSVAMSDVMSATYFNIHTAANASGTPADAGVTCTPVALK